A single Iodidimonas sp. SYSU 1G8 DNA region contains:
- a CDS encoding DUF1206 domain-containing protein, translating to MGAAGAHLVRLVYIDRIAIVMAFLAVPASSVRPRPASEQGGMLLVSGGRRHVNRLDTQASIRSMGFKLPVVPEISPVSFCGRELVDSRPLLVATRVGFAARGVMYLLVAYFALTFGLAQDGSEALEHLESGLGRVLLGIMALGFAAYGVWRLLEAFMDSAGHGTSAKGLAKRIGGGVSGLIHLGLSFSACKLALGLGAEGGDSTEAGASTALGMAGGEWALGIAAVAVMAVGLYQFVSAIKLGFLKHLEPRVAGKAWIKWAGRAGFAARGVVFVLVGIFFWRAMITESAAQAGGMGDAIAALPATAQTVVAAGLLMFGIFSLIEARYRSIDNPARSGR from the coding sequence ATGGGCGCCGCAGGGGCGCATCTGGTCCGTCTGGTCTATATCGACCGGATCGCCATTGTCATGGCCTTCCTCGCGGTCCCGGCTTCCAGCGTGCGGCCGCGCCCTGCATCGGAACAAGGCGGGATGCTGCTCGTTAGCGGTGGGCGAAGGCATGTGAACCGGCTCGACACCCAAGCCTCCATTCGTTCCATGGGCTTCAAACTCCCAGTCGTGCCGGAGATCAGCCCAGTTTCTTTTTGTGGGAGGGAGCTTGTGGATAGTCGGCCATTGCTTGTCGCGACCCGGGTGGGATTCGCGGCACGAGGCGTGATGTACCTGCTCGTCGCGTATTTCGCGCTGACGTTCGGTCTGGCGCAAGACGGCTCGGAGGCGCTCGAGCATCTGGAGAGCGGCCTGGGCCGTGTCCTGTTGGGTATCATGGCGCTGGGCTTCGCCGCGTACGGGGTCTGGCGGCTCCTGGAAGCGTTCATGGACAGTGCGGGTCACGGGACATCCGCCAAGGGACTTGCCAAACGCATCGGCGGCGGCGTCAGCGGTCTTATCCATCTCGGCTTGAGCTTTTCGGCCTGCAAGCTGGCTCTCGGACTCGGTGCGGAAGGCGGCGACAGCACCGAGGCGGGCGCCTCGACGGCGCTGGGAATGGCTGGCGGTGAATGGGCCCTCGGCATTGCGGCGGTCGCCGTGATGGCGGTGGGGCTCTACCAGTTCGTCAGCGCGATCAAACTCGGGTTTCTCAAGCATCTCGAACCGCGCGTCGCGGGGAAAGCGTGGATCAAGTGGGCGGGACGCGCCGGCTTCGCGGCGAGAGGCGTGGTGTTCGTCCTGGTCGGGATCTTCTTCTGGCGCGCCATGATAACGGAGAGCGCCGCGCAGGCGGGCGGCATGGGGGACGCGATCGCCGCGCTGCCCGCCACGGCACAGACCGTGGTCGCGGCCGGCCTGTTGATGTTCGGTATCTTCAGCCTGATCGAGGCCCGCTACCGGTCGATCGACAACCCCGCCCGAAGTGGGCGGTGA
- the ligD gene encoding DNA ligase D, protein MKIRGKADTEPAKQKLGKYQSMRDFSVTAEPSGESAVKGSDRLRFVIQKHAATRLHYDLRLELDGVFKSWAVTKGPSLDPHDKRLAVEVEDHPLDYGDFEGTIPKGQYGGGTVQLWDRGFWEPEGDGSPARALQKGELKFTLSGKRLGGSWVLVRLRKDRERSKRNNWLLIKHRDDAAREGAGDAALVEEKSVASGRSMAQIAAGKGKAPKPFMLDTGTEIAAADAVWHSKESPGSTGDPAKQARAPKTAKAKRTGGKSPFFVEFQLCKTVSRPPEGDDWVHEIKFDGYRIQMHVSDGKAVLRTRKGLDWSRKFSAIAKAGARLPDAIIDGEIVALDEYGAPDFPALQAAISEGKTDDLAYFMFDLLFLDGEDLRDKPLVERKAALEKMLAAQKAEPRLKYVEHLETTGDAVLRSACKLDLEGIVSKRADAPYRSGRTDTWTKAKCRGGQEVVIGGWTETNGRFRSLIVGVHRGDHLVHVGRVGTGYGEAKVRTLLPRLKAVESETNPFGGKNKPRNGRGIHWTRPELVAEIAFAGWTGDGSVRQASFKGLREDKPAAEIEAELPAPADTAPAKPAIVRKHGRAEVMGVVISHPEKPLWPADDKGPLTKLDYATYLETVADRMLPHIKGRPCSIVRAPDGIGGEQFFQRHAMPGASALFSMVEVSGDKKPYLQIDRVEALAALAQLGAIELHPWNCQPGAPDVPGRLVFDLDPAPDVDFKAVVKAALEIKERLEALGLSTFCKTTGGKGLHVVTPLTKPKRGGLTWAEAKAFAQDVCRQMARDDPDRYVVNMAKSKRTGRIFLDYLRNDRTATAVAPLSARARDGATVSMPIGWSQVRATLDPQRFTIRTVPKLLKKSDPWEGYRDAERPLLDAAKKLQKERGATDRVNGGSI, encoded by the coding sequence ATGAAAATCCGAGGAAAGGCTGACACCGAGCCGGCGAAGCAAAAGCTGGGCAAGTACCAGTCCATGCGAGATTTCAGCGTGACGGCTGAGCCGAGCGGCGAGTCGGCCGTGAAAGGCTCGGACCGTCTGCGTTTCGTGATCCAGAAGCACGCGGCGACGCGTCTTCATTACGACCTTCGGCTCGAACTGGATGGCGTCTTCAAATCCTGGGCTGTGACCAAGGGACCGAGCCTGGATCCGCACGACAAGCGTCTCGCGGTCGAAGTCGAGGACCACCCGCTGGACTACGGGGATTTCGAGGGCACGATCCCGAAGGGCCAATATGGCGGCGGCACCGTCCAGCTCTGGGATCGGGGATTCTGGGAACCGGAAGGCGATGGCTCTCCGGCACGGGCGCTGCAGAAGGGCGAACTCAAGTTCACGCTCTCCGGCAAACGTCTCGGTGGAAGCTGGGTGCTCGTGCGTCTGCGCAAGGACCGGGAGCGGAGCAAACGGAACAACTGGCTGCTGATCAAGCATCGTGACGACGCCGCGCGCGAAGGCGCCGGCGACGCCGCGCTGGTTGAGGAGAAGTCCGTCGCGTCGGGCCGTTCCATGGCGCAGATCGCCGCCGGCAAGGGCAAGGCGCCAAAGCCATTCATGCTGGACACCGGGACCGAGATCGCGGCGGCAGATGCGGTGTGGCATTCGAAGGAGAGCCCCGGCAGCACCGGAGATCCGGCAAAGCAGGCCAGGGCGCCCAAAACGGCGAAGGCCAAGCGCACGGGGGGCAAGTCGCCCTTCTTCGTGGAGTTTCAGCTCTGCAAGACCGTCTCCCGTCCGCCCGAAGGCGACGATTGGGTGCACGAGATCAAGTTCGACGGATACAGGATCCAGATGCACGTGTCGGACGGCAAGGCGGTGCTGAGAACGCGCAAGGGCCTGGACTGGAGCCGCAAGTTCAGTGCCATCGCCAAGGCCGGCGCGCGCCTGCCAGACGCGATCATCGATGGCGAGATCGTCGCGCTGGATGAATATGGCGCGCCCGATTTCCCGGCCCTGCAGGCGGCCATTTCGGAAGGCAAGACGGACGACCTGGCCTATTTCATGTTCGACCTGCTGTTTCTGGACGGTGAGGACCTGCGGGACAAACCCCTGGTCGAGCGAAAGGCCGCGTTGGAAAAAATGCTGGCCGCACAGAAAGCCGAGCCTCGCCTGAAATATGTGGAGCATCTGGAGACCACCGGCGACGCGGTGCTGCGGTCGGCCTGCAAGCTCGATCTGGAGGGCATCGTCTCCAAGCGCGCCGACGCGCCTTATCGATCGGGCCGGACCGACACCTGGACAAAGGCGAAGTGCCGGGGCGGCCAGGAGGTCGTCATCGGCGGCTGGACCGAGACGAATGGCCGGTTCCGCTCGCTGATCGTCGGCGTCCACCGCGGCGACCACCTGGTTCATGTGGGCCGCGTCGGCACGGGCTATGGCGAGGCCAAGGTCCGCACCCTGCTGCCGCGGCTGAAAGCCGTTGAATCGGAGACCAATCCCTTTGGCGGCAAGAACAAGCCGCGCAATGGACGCGGTATCCACTGGACCCGGCCCGAACTGGTCGCGGAAATCGCCTTCGCCGGCTGGACCGGTGACGGCAGTGTACGCCAGGCTTCGTTCAAGGGATTGCGCGAGGACAAACCCGCCGCCGAGATCGAGGCGGAACTGCCGGCCCCGGCCGACACCGCGCCAGCCAAGCCGGCCATCGTGCGCAAGCACGGCCGGGCCGAGGTGATGGGCGTGGTGATCTCGCACCCCGAAAAGCCTTTGTGGCCCGCCGACGACAAGGGGCCGCTGACCAAGCTCGATTACGCGACGTACCTGGAAACGGTGGCGGACCGGATGCTTCCTCACATCAAGGGGAGGCCGTGCTCCATCGTGCGCGCGCCCGACGGGATCGGCGGCGAGCAGTTCTTCCAGCGGCACGCCATGCCCGGTGCATCCGCCCTGTTCAGCATGGTCGAGGTGTCCGGCGACAAGAAGCCGTATCTTCAGATCGACCGGGTCGAGGCGCTGGCGGCCTTGGCGCAGCTTGGCGCCATCGAACTTCATCCCTGGAACTGCCAGCCGGGCGCGCCGGACGTGCCGGGCCGGCTGGTGTTCGATCTCGATCCCGCCCCCGACGTGGACTTCAAGGCCGTCGTGAAGGCTGCCCTGGAGATCAAGGAGCGGCTCGAGGCGCTGGGCCTTTCCACGTTCTGCAAGACGACGGGCGGCAAGGGACTGCATGTGGTCACACCGCTTACCAAGCCGAAGCGCGGCGGCCTGACATGGGCGGAGGCGAAGGCATTCGCGCAGGACGTGTGCCGCCAGATGGCGCGGGACGATCCGGACCGCTACGTCGTCAACATGGCCAAGAGCAAGCGTACCGGCCGGATATTCCTCGACTATCTGCGCAATGACAGGACCGCCACCGCCGTGGCGCCGCTTTCGGCGCGCGCGCGGGACGGCGCGACCGTGTCGATGCCGATCGGGTGGAGCCAGGTGCGCGCGACGCTCGATCCCCAGCGGTTCACGATCAGGACCGTCCCGAAACTGTTGAAAAAGAGCGATCCCTGGGAAGGATACCGGGATGCCGAGCGGCCCCTGCTCGATGCCGCGAAAAAGCTGCAGAAGGAACGCGGCGCCACGGACCGCGTTAACGGCGGATCAATATAG
- a CDS encoding Ku protein has translation MPPRSFWKGYLKLSLVTCPVAMTPAVTQAERVSFHTINAKTGNRIRSQYIDSVTGDDVDPGDEVKGFEVADSKYVMLEDEELDAVALETTHTIDIEKFVPKDEIDSIWLENAHYLTPDGEVGEEAFSVIREAMAETGMVGISRLVLYRRERAVMLEPRDSGIILWSLRQADEVRDPEAYFGEIKEGKSRADALKLALSVIEERTVTWDTALLGDRVQQELLDLIEAKQKGKKPRKPKAEKAPADGNVINIMDALKASIAKETKAKKR, from the coding sequence ATGCCACCGCGTTCATTCTGGAAGGGTTACCTCAAGCTTTCGCTGGTTACCTGTCCGGTGGCCATGACCCCGGCCGTCACCCAGGCCGAGCGGGTCAGCTTTCACACGATCAACGCCAAGACGGGCAACCGCATCCGCAGCCAGTACATCGACAGCGTCACGGGCGACGACGTGGATCCGGGTGACGAGGTGAAGGGCTTCGAAGTGGCCGACAGCAAGTACGTCATGCTGGAGGACGAGGAACTGGACGCGGTGGCGCTTGAGACGACCCACACGATCGACATCGAGAAGTTCGTCCCCAAGGACGAGATCGACAGCATCTGGCTGGAGAACGCCCATTACCTGACGCCGGACGGCGAGGTTGGGGAAGAGGCGTTCAGCGTCATCCGCGAGGCCATGGCCGAAACCGGCATGGTGGGCATCTCGCGTCTCGTACTGTACCGCCGCGAGCGTGCCGTCATGCTGGAGCCGCGGGACAGCGGCATCATCCTCTGGAGCCTGCGCCAGGCGGATGAGGTTCGTGATCCGGAGGCGTATTTCGGCGAGATCAAGGAGGGCAAGTCCCGGGCAGACGCCCTGAAACTCGCGCTTTCGGTCATCGAGGAACGCACGGTGACGTGGGACACGGCGCTACTGGGCGACCGCGTCCAGCAGGAGCTTCTCGACCTGATCGAGGCGAAACAGAAGGGTAAGAAGCCGCGCAAGCCCAAGGCCGAGAAGGCGCCCGCGGACGGCAACGTGATCAATATCATGGATGCGCTGAAGGCAAGCATCGCCAAGGAAACGAAGGCGAAGAAGCGTTAG
- a CDS encoding Ku protein, whose protein sequence is MAIRAQWKGFLKLGLLTCPVALYTASSKSDRISLHTLNRATGHRVKREYVDEATGKPVERDEQVKGYEIDKDEYLILTQEEIDAAVPESTKTIDIEAFVDCHELDDTYMGNPYYLAPSGKPAQEAFALIRDAMRARKVVGIARTVLFRRDRVLMIRPEHDGILVRLMRFDYEVRPAAEVFETVPASKVTGEMLELAEHIIDTKKGSFHIEEFEDRYETALADLIKAKQAGRKIKAPAPPKKGNVVSLLDALRESAGKAAPNPKPAKPAAKAKPAPKRAAKAPARRKAS, encoded by the coding sequence ATGGCGATACGTGCGCAATGGAAGGGGTTCCTGAAGCTCGGTCTGCTGACCTGCCCGGTCGCGTTGTACACGGCCTCCTCCAAATCCGATCGCATCTCCCTCCACACCCTCAACCGGGCGACCGGCCATCGGGTGAAACGGGAATATGTGGACGAAGCGACAGGAAAGCCCGTCGAGCGGGATGAGCAGGTCAAGGGCTACGAAATCGACAAGGACGAATATCTCATCCTGACCCAGGAAGAGATTGACGCGGCGGTTCCCGAAAGCACCAAGACCATCGACATCGAGGCCTTCGTCGATTGCCATGAGCTCGACGATACCTACATGGGCAACCCGTACTACCTGGCCCCCTCTGGAAAGCCCGCGCAGGAGGCTTTTGCCCTGATACGCGACGCCATGCGGGCCAGAAAGGTCGTGGGCATCGCACGGACCGTGCTGTTCCGACGCGACCGCGTATTGATGATCAGGCCCGAGCATGACGGTATCCTCGTCAGGCTGATGCGCTTCGACTACGAGGTACGCCCCGCCGCCGAGGTGTTCGAGACCGTGCCCGCCAGCAAGGTGACCGGCGAAATGCTGGAACTGGCCGAACACATCATCGACACCAAGAAGGGCAGCTTCCACATCGAGGAGTTCGAGGACCGCTACGAGACCGCGCTGGCCGATCTGATCAAGGCCAAGCAGGCGGGCCGCAAGATCAAGGCGCCGGCGCCGCCGAAGAAAGGCAACGTCGTCAGCTTGCTTGATGCCCTGCGCGAGAGCGCCGGCAAGGCTGCCCCCAATCCGAAACCGGCCAAGCCGGCCGCGAAGGCGAAACCCGCGCCGAAGCGGGCGGCGAAGGCGCCAGCCCGCCGCAAGGCCAGCTAA